From the Buchnera aphidicola (Ceratovacuna japonica) genome, one window contains:
- the flgC gene encoding flagellar basal body rod protein FlgC, with protein sequence MSLINILNTCASAINVEEKKIEIHTNNIANSETMEYKNGKFYPYTAKMAILDTYKNNKYETERVKIKKIVNTKDPYKKIYDPNNPLSNSEGYLKLSNVNYLNETVNYLNASKRYQANLEIIQTIKHIILKTIDISK encoded by the coding sequence ATGTCTTTAATAAATATATTAAACACATGTGCATCAGCTATTAACGTAGAAGAAAAGAAAATTGAAATACATACAAATAATATTGCTAATTCTGAAACTATGGAATATAAAAATGGAAAATTTTATCCATATACAGCTAAAATGGCTATATTAGATACATATAAAAATAATAAATACGAAACAGAAAGAGTAAAAATAAAAAAAATAGTTAATACTAAAGATCCTTATAAAAAAATTTATGATCCGAATAATCCTTTATCAAATTCTGAAGGATATTTAAAACTATCTAATGTAAACTATTTAAACGAAACAGTAAATTATTTAAATGCATCTAAAAGATATCAAGCAAATTTAGAAATAATACAAACAATAAAACATATTATTCTAAAAACTATTGATATATCTAAATAA
- a CDS encoding flagellar basal body rod protein FlgF, whose protein sequence is MENKVCSYINLANRILEKQEIINNNLSNLSTIGFKSKFNYIAKSYNKINKHVENKIVNYYDDSIGKLNYTNKPLDLAIINKNGWFLVKTQTSRFYLTRNGNIKIDKKNALNINNNFIIGTNNNPIFIPKNYFPKIKNDGTVVINIKKNFVNKEKVIGKIKLIKIDINKLKEINHGLFKVKKDYEKCLKENDKLEIKTGVLEESNVNPMSNVVNSTYNSRMFGIIMKIISTRNENGKKINKILNINN, encoded by the coding sequence ATGGAAAATAAAGTTTGTTCTTATATAAATTTAGCAAATAGAATATTAGAAAAACAAGAAATTATAAATAATAATTTATCAAATTTATCTACTATAGGATTTAAATCAAAATTTAATTATATTGCTAAATCTTATAATAAAATAAATAAACATGTAGAAAACAAAATTGTAAATTACTATGATGATTCAATTGGAAAGCTTAATTATACTAATAAACCATTAGATTTAGCTATTATTAATAAAAACGGATGGTTTTTAGTAAAAACACAAACATCCAGATTTTATTTAACTAGAAATGGAAATATAAAAATTGATAAAAAAAATGCTTTAAATATAAATAATAATTTTATTATTGGAACAAATAATAATCCTATATTTATACCTAAAAATTATTTTCCAAAAATAAAAAATGACGGAACAGTTGTCATAAATATTAAAAAAAACTTTGTTAACAAAGAAAAAGTAATAGGAAAAATAAAATTAATAAAAATAGATATAAATAAATTAAAAGAAATAAATCATGGTTTGTTTAAAGTTAAAAAAGATTATGAAAAATGTTTGAAAGAAAATGATAAATTAGAAATAAAAACTGGAGTTTTAGAAGAAAGCAATGTAAACCCTATGTCTAATGTTGTAAATTCTACATATAACTCTAGAATGTTTGGAATTATAATGAAAATAATATCCACTAGAAATGAAAATGGAAAAAAAATAAATAAAATATTAAACATAAATAATTAA
- the flgG gene encoding flagellar basal-body rod protein FlgG yields MIPSMWIAKTGLDVQQDNMNIISNNLANINTNGFKKSIAIFEDLVYKSNNYVDEKCNQDNNLDSCYNSGAGARTKEIQKVFSQGNLLKTNSNKDIAINGDGFFQIQMPDGSLAYTRNGSFLVNHNRQLVNKNGLLLHPNITLPENFNNIYINKNGVVSIILKEKKEKIQIGQINIAIFRNNSGLESIGNNLYKETSLSGEPSENIPGTYDAGELEQGYLESSNVNIAEELINMIQTQRSYEINSKAINVSDKMLKKICEL; encoded by the coding sequence ATGATACCGTCTATGTGGATAGCAAAAACAGGATTAGATGTACAACAAGATAATATGAACATAATTTCTAATAATTTGGCCAACATAAATACAAATGGATTTAAAAAATCAATAGCAATATTTGAAGACTTAGTATATAAATCTAATAATTATGTTGATGAAAAATGCAATCAAGACAATAATTTAGATAGTTGCTATAATTCTGGAGCTGGAGCTAGAACTAAAGAAATACAAAAAGTATTTAGTCAAGGAAATTTATTAAAAACAAATTCTAATAAAGATATTGCTATAAATGGAGATGGATTTTTTCAAATACAAATGCCAGATGGAAGTTTAGCTTATACTAGAAATGGATCATTTTTAGTTAATCATAACAGACAATTAGTTAATAAAAATGGATTATTACTACATCCTAACATAACATTACCTGAAAACTTTAATAATATTTATATAAATAAAAATGGAGTGGTTAGCATTATTCTAAAAGAAAAAAAAGAAAAAATACAAATAGGTCAAATAAATATAGCAATTTTTAGAAACAATTCTGGATTAGAAAGTATAGGAAATAATTTATATAAAGAAACTTCTTTATCTGGAGAGCCGTCAGAAAATATACCTGGTACATATGATGCCGGTGAACTAGAGCAAGGATATTTAGAAAGTTCAAATGTAAATATAGCTGAAGAGCTTATAAATATGATACAAACTCAAAGATCATATGAAATAAATAGTAAAGCTATAAATGTATCAGATAAAATGTTAAAAAAAATATGTGAATTATAA
- a CDS encoding flagellar basal body L-ring protein FlgH — protein sequence MKNTKFLIPILIYALFKMYSSNNSNENNILEKKNIIYKDFKYKDNGSIFKEKDITDKSGDSLFNQYKNYKVGDLISVLIEENTLATNRTANNAKRYASSTIGDKEKKYGFNRITMIIKNLFKLSQKSENNLFGTGQNFSENFLSGIITVTVKKILSNQNLLVSGTKNIVINKGNEILTFSGIINPDDIKKDNKIISTKISNVKIECLRNDYTIDIQKMGWLQRFILHVIPI from the coding sequence ATGAAAAATACCAAATTTTTAATTCCTATTTTAATATATGCATTATTTAAAATGTATTCTTCAAATAATTCAAATGAAAATAATATTTTAGAAAAAAAAAATATTATATATAAAGATTTTAAATATAAAGATAATGGATCAATATTTAAAGAAAAAGATATAACAGATAAAAGCGGAGATTCTTTATTTAATCAATATAAAAATTATAAAGTAGGAGATTTAATATCAGTATTAATAGAAGAAAACACATTAGCAACTAATAGAACTGCAAATAATGCTAAAAGATATGCAAGTAGCACTATAGGAGATAAAGAAAAAAAATATGGATTTAATAGAATAACTATGATTATAAAAAATTTATTTAAACTAAGTCAAAAATCTGAAAATAATTTATTTGGAACTGGACAAAATTTTTCAGAAAATTTTTTATCAGGAATAATTACAGTTACTGTAAAAAAAATTTTATCAAACCAAAATTTATTAGTATCAGGAACTAAAAACATAGTTATAAATAAAGGAAATGAAATACTAACATTTTCAGGAATAATAAATCCTGATGACATAAAAAAAGATAACAAAATAATTTCTACAAAAATATCTAATGTAAAAATAGAATGCTTGAGAAATGATTACACAATAGATATACAAAAAATGGGATGGTTACAAAGATTC